Genomic window (Streptomyces sp. NBC_01431):
CGGCCGCGGCCTCCAGGCCGTCGCCGGCGCCTGCCGGGCCTTGCTGCGCCAGATGGGCGCACCGGTGCGGCAGCGGCGCACGGGTACCGAGCAGGTGCCGCCCGATCTGCGCCGGTGCGGCATCACCGTCCGCGAGTTCGAGGTGGCCAGGCTGCTCGCCGAGCGGATGGGCAACAAGGACATCGCGGTCCGGCTGCACATCTCGCCGCGCACCGTGGAGAAGCACGTGGCGAGCCTCCTGCAGAAGACCGGCCACCCGAACCGGGCGGCCTTCGCCGGCGCCGCACCGGGCCTGCTCACCGGTTCGGGTCCGGCCGTGCCGGTGCGCGTGTAGCGCTCCGCCGACGTGGCGTTCGACGGCTGTGGGCGGCCGCGGCTGGTCGTGCGGTCCCCGATACCACCGGCGTGCCACGAGACCGCCCAGCCGGGCCGCCCCTTCAGGAGAGCGCGTCGGCCCCGGCCCAGGTCGCCACCCGGTCGAAGCGGCTGTCGAGGTCCTCGTCCCCGTGGTGCACGACCAGCAGCGCCCGACCGTCGGTCCGTTCGCGCAGCATCCGGAACACCAGGTCCTTGCCGGTGTCGTCGAGGTTCGCGAACGGCTCGTCGGCGAGGTAGACGTCCGCGTCCTCGGACAGGAGGGCCGCGACACCGACCCGCTGGCGCTGGCCGGACGACAGCTCCGACGGCAACTGGTCGGCGAGGGCGTCCAGGTCCATCGACGTGCGCAGCCGCTCGTCGGCGACCAGATCACGCACCGGCAGCGGCGGCAGGTTCACCGGCGTGGTCAGGCTCGCCACCCGTGGCGGCAGGGTGACCGTCCCGGCGTCGGGGGCGAGCGTCCCGGAGATGATGTGCAACAGGGTGGTCTTTCCACAGCCGTTGGGGCCGCGAAGCAGCACGTGCTCACCGGCGGCCAGTTCGAAGTCCTCGACCGACACCGCGCCGTCGCTGTACTTGACCTCCGCACCGCGCACCAGCACCACGGGCCCTTCGTCGTGATAGGTGCCGGCCCCGGACTCGCGCAGCGTCTCGATCCGCTTGAGGACGGCGCTGCTGCGCCGGGCCTGCGGAATCAGGTTCACGAGGTCGAAGATGCCGGTGACGGCCCGCCACAGCGAGTTCACGAAGGCGAGGAAACTACCGAACGACATCCGGCCGGAGAAGACGAAGAAGGCCCCGATGACCATCGAAGCGGTGTCGGACAGGTTCATGACCAGGTCGCTGAGGGTCTTCTGCTTCAACGACAGCCGGTAGTTGAAGAAGGTGATGCCGAGGAACCCGCCCAGTGCCTCCTGGTTGGCGGCCCGGGTGCCCGCCACCAGTGACGGCAGGCCACGCAGCGCGTGGAAGGACTCCAGCGTCCGGGTCAGCTTGTTGATGTACCGCGCCTCCGCCTCGCGTTCGGGCTCGGTGTTGTCCTCGATCCGCTTGGCCAGGCGGTTGCTGACCAGGATCAGCGGCGGCACGATGACCAGCAGGATGAGGCTGGCCTGCCAGGACAGGTACAGCAGCACACCGAGGAAGACGACCGAGGACACCGTCTGCCGCGCGATCTGGATGCACACGTCGACGGCCGGCAGCATCCCCTCCGACACGTCGTTGTGGATCCGGCTGACGTAGGAGGCGTTCCCCGCCTCGGACAGCTTGCGGCTGTCCAGGCCGAGGGTGCGGCCGAGCAGCTCCGTCTCCAGGACCAGTGTGAAGTCGTTCTCGAACCGCTTGCGGCAGCGGGAGATCCAGTAGCCCGCGAGGTTGAGGGTCAGGCCGAGCAGGAGGTATCCGGCGCCGAGCACGAGGAACCTGCGGAAGTCGGCGGTCAGGATCGCCTGGTCGAACAGGGCCTTGAGCAGCAGCGGGTGCAGCAGGGCTTCGAGTCCGCCGGTCGTCGCCTCGGCGACGAGGATCACCACGAACGGAGTCCGGTGGCCCCGCAGGGTGTGCCACAACTGGTTCACCGCGCCGCCTCGTCCAGCAGGAAGTCGGCCGTGCCCCCGTTGTTCGCGCGGTGCAGCACCCGCAGCACGCCCGCCGAGCCCGTCAGGTAGTCGCAGGCGCAGCGCAACAGCCCCTCACCGGGAACGCCCAACGGTGTCACTCCGGCAACACGCGGCACCCCGTGGCGCTCGGCGGGCTCGAACAGGAAGACCTCGCGGACGAAGCGGAGTTGCCGCAGCGCGGTGTCCCGGTAGGAGCGGTCCCCGGTGAACTCGGCCGCGTCCAGCAGCGCGTCAGCCACCCCGCTCATGCCGAAGGCGTACCCCGGCAGCACCGAGTGCCGAACGTCCAGACCCCGCAGGACGGTACGCGCGTTGGCCAAGTCCCCGTATCGGAGCAGCACTTGGGCCACTCCGGCGGAACCCACCTCTACGTACGGCTCCATGGTCCCTTCGTGCTCGAACATGATCGGGCCGCCGTCCTCGATGGGCCGGGCGTGTGCCATCTCCCAGGAGAGCGCGTCCTGTCCGAGCCGCAGATACCGTTCCTCGCCGGTGATCTGGTGCATCCGCAGCAGGAACATCGCGACGCCGGCCTGTCCGAACCCGAGACCCGTCAGCGGCCCGTCGGTCGCGAACTCGTTCAGCCAGTAGGCCCGTGCGCCGTCGCGCTGGACGGTGTCGCACAGCGCTTGCGCGCATTCGAGGGCGGCGGCGAGATCGCGCGGGTCGTGGCCGCGCAGGAAGAAGCGCAGGTTCGTCATGCCGACCCCGGCGAGGCCGTAGTAGAAGGAGTAGTCGCCGCTGTCGAACGCCCGGTCATTGGCCCGGTCCAGCAACTCCCTTGCCCGCGTGCTGAGTCCGAGGGAGTCGGCCGCCCAGGCGATGCCGGCGAGACCGCTCATGAGCCCGTCCGGATACCGGTCCGCATCGAGACTCTCCAGCCTGCCGCCCAGCCAGTCGCGCCACTCGGGCCGGATCACGATGCCCGAGGAGTTCAGCGCCCACAGGACGCCGCTCGCCCCGAAGCCGAGGCTCAGCGGGTTGGTGACGTGTGCGAACGGGTCGACGGGGAAGAGCGAATCCCGCTCCCCGTCGGCGACCGCGGCCACGAACGCGGCCACCCCGGCCTCGGCCTCCCCGAGCCCGAACTCCTCCTCGGCCACCGGTCGGCGCGGCGCGGTCCCGACCTGGTCGAGCAGCTCGGCCTCGTGCTCCAGCTCCCGGAGTACGTCGGTGAGGCCGATCCGCGCCGCGGCCAGGTCGGTGAGCAGCCGGTGGATCCGCTCGGGCCAGCCCAGGCCGTCGATGAAGACCCGATAGGTGTCGAGGATGTCCTCGCGCAGGAACGACATGGCCGCGATCGGGAAGATGAAGTACGCCATCGTGGTCGCCAGGGCGTACAGGTCGCCCTCCGTTCCGTACGCCTCGAAGCGGGCGCGGGACAGGCTGAACCCGGGTGTGAACAGTTCGACCGGCTTCGTCAGCGACTCCTCGGCGCCCCCGGCCAGCCGGCACGCCTCCAGATCGACGATGGTCACGTCGTAGGTGTCGGGGTCGATCAGCAGGTTCGCGGCGGTGAGATCGGTGAGGATCACCTGGCGCTCGTGCGCGGCCCGGATCGCACGGGCGAGGCCGCGGAAGACCGTGATGAAGATGTGCAGGAACTCCCGCGACCGCTCGATGTCGAACCCCGGGCGCGCGAGCGGGTTGCGCTCCAGCAGCACCGAGCGGATGTCGGAGCCGTCCACGAACCCCTCGGCGATGTAGTGGTGCTCCCAGTGCTGGAACGTGGCGATCGGGACCGGGTAGGAGCCGACGTCGGCCAGCTTGTTCAGGAACATCCACTCCCGGCCGAGGATGTCCACGGCGTCATGGTCCTGACGGGGGTTGACGTTGGTGTGGGGACGGGCCTCCTTGAGCACCACCGGCCGGTCGTCGTCCGCGGTGTCCTCGGCGGTGTAGACCCCGCCGCTGTTGGAGAACTGGATCGCCCCCGTCACACGGAACCGGCCGCCGAGCAGACCCCCGTCCTCCTCGGCCTCCTCGGCGGGCTTCCAGTCGCTGAACGGCCAGGGCACCCACCACGGCTGGGCGTACCCGGGACGCCGGTCGTCGGGGACCGGCCCGTCCGGCCCGAGGATGTGCGGCATCCGGCGCCCTAGGACATCGACGGTGTGGGTGTCGAGGAACTGGCCGTAGCGGAAATAGAGCGCCTTGCCGTCCCGGTAGCGCAGATCCGAGAGCACGTACGCGCCGTCCACGCCCTCAAGGACGCGGGCCAGATCGGCCAGGCACGTCCTGAACTCGTCGTCGTCGCGCGGGTAGACGGTGACCAGTTTGCCGCCGCTGCCCCTGGACATGGCCTTGGAGTTGAGCATCTCGTACACGTTGAGGTCGAGCGCGATCTTGAAGTCGATGTGGCGGTCCGTCAGATAGTCGATCACCGAGGCGGCGACCTGACGCACGTCACGCAGGCCCGCCGACACATGGATCTTCCACCCTTGCGTCGGCAGCTCGGGGTTGAGCCGATGGCTCCACCAGATGCCGCTGCGGACGAACCGCGCCCGCACCGCCTCTTCGAGCCCTGCGAGGAAGTGGTCGGACCTTGGTTGGTAGGTGACGTCGAGCGGGTCGAAGAACAGCGTGTCGTTCCAGGCGAAGAGGAATCGGTAGACCCATCGTTCGTTGCGCATGCCAGCCTCTGTGTTCGTCCAAGGGCCCGCCGCTCAGGAGCGGCCTGATGAGAACGGCGGGGATCCGTGCGGGGCCGCTGCACGGGCCCCGCACGGATCGCCTCACATCACCTGGGCTTCTCGGAACAGCAACTGCTGCCGCTGCTCGTCAGGCTGACGACGCTGGCACTGTTGGACGCGACGCGCGGTTGCAGGTTCTGGAGCTTCAGAACGCTCATCCGGATCTCCTCCTCGGTGGTCGATGCGCGGGAAGCGCAGCTGGATGGGGTTCGTACGAGCCGATCGGCACGGCCGAGTCAACGCCATCCGCGAGGTGCGCACATGGGAGATGGGCCCCCACAATCGCGACCGCACCCACGTAGGGGAGGGCGACGCCGGGCGGCGGCAAATGGTGGTGATGGCGCCGTGTGGCCGCTGCGGGGGGCTTCCGGGAGGGCTCCGCAGGCCGGGGCGGCTCTGGGCCGAGGATGCGCAGAAGCCCGGATCGGTGTGTCGATCCGGGCTTCTGTCGTGCAGTAGCGGGGACAGGATTTGAACCTGCGACCTCTGGGTTATGAGCCCAGCGAGCTACCGAGCTGCTCCACCCCGCGTCGGTGAACACAACCTTACGCCACTTCTGAGGGCCCCCGAACCACCGTCCCCGCGGGGCCGCGCCGTCCCGATGCGCCGAGCCCGCCAACCGACGCGGGAATCAGGTAAGACGCGTCATGACCTGCCGCGACCGGTGACGAAGTCCCGGGCCCGGTCGACCAGTCCTGTTCCCGGCGCGAGGAGCTTGTTGGCGGGCGGGGTGCTGGGCGCGCCGGGGTGCGGACGCGTGGGCGCGAACTTCTTCGCCGTGCGGATCTTGTCGCCGAGTTCGTCAAGGGTCGCGGTCTGGACGCCGCGGGCCAGAGCGGGGAAGAGGTGCTGCTCCTCGTCGGCGATGTGCGCGCTGACCTCCTGGATCAACTGCTGTACGAGGGTGTCGAACCGGGCGTCCCCGACCTTCGCCCGCTCAAGTTCCTTGAGCAGCTGCTCGACGGTGGAGTGGTCCTTGATCTCCTGGTCCGCCAGCGCGTCGCCGCCCGGCAGGTGCTTGCGTACCGCGGGGTAGAGGTACATCTCCTCCGCCACGGAATGCCGCACCAGCTCGATGGTCAACTGGTCCGCGATGTCCCGGCGCTTCTCGTCGTGCGCGGGCAAGGCCTGCATCTTCTCGAAGAACTCCTCCACCTCGCGGTGGTCTGCCTGGAGTTCGTCGATGACGTTTCCGCCGTGTCCCATTCGGAGTGTCCTTCCGGATCTCGGTACGTGGCTGTGTCGGGCTCCCGCCGTCCACCGGTGCACGGGTTCCCTTCGACACCTGGGGCCAACTCGTCCATCCGGCCGTGCGCGCGTCAGGGGCCGGCCCCGGCCACGTCGTCTCCCGCCGCGGCCGTGGCGGCGCGCCGCCATCCGGCTCGACCGGGTGCCCCGTCAGCGCTTCTTCGCCGTTCGCCGACGGTTGCGCACCGTCCAGGCGGTCCCGATCGCCGCGAGCAGGCCGCCGATGGCCATGCTCAACGCACCGAGCGTCCGATATGTCTCGGGTGTCGGTGCGGCCAGGTATCCGCCGGTGCCGGCCCGAACCGTGCCGACGTCCTTGCCCGCGCGACACCCACCGCCGCGCACCATGTCCAGGCCGGCCGTCTTCACACACGAGCTCTGTGCGTGCTGCCGCGCGTCGTGCCCGGCGGTGATCTCCGCGAGGTTGCCCTCGTGGACCGCCGTCACGAACGTCGTGCCCTCGCCGCTCGCGGCGGCCGCCGCGGGCCCCGCGGATATCGCGGCCGCCGCGACCGCCGGCGCGACGAGTGACATCAACCGAGTACGCATCACAGCTCGCTCCCTTCGCGCCCGCCGAACGCCGGGCCGATCCTGAGGGCGCCGAGGTAGCACCCCACGGTGATACGTCCCACCGCGACACGCCGTATTGCGCTACCGGAGCCCGAATTCACTCCGTCGGCCTCGGCGCCGTTCACCGCCCGTGACCGCGAACGGGGCCGTCCGCCTCAGCCTCCGGCGTGCCGGAGGCGGCGTTTGGCCGTACGACAGTAGAGAGCAGGACCGACGGTGGAGAGCACGACCGACAGCGCAGGGCACGAGCGCGCACAGCCGCCCGGACCGACCCGGGCCGAACGGGAGGAGCACGGTGACCCGCACAACCGGACGTGCGCGCACAGCGGGCACTCCCGCACCGCACACGCTGCGCGAGTACGCGCTGATCGCCGACGGCGAGCGCGGAGCCCTCATCGGCCCGCACGGTGACATCGCCTGGATGTGCACGCCGCGCTGGGACTCCGACGCCGTCTTCGCCACCCTCATCGGTGGCCCCGGTCTCTACGCGCTCACCCCGCTCGGGCGCTACGTCTGGGGCGGCTACTACGAGAACGGCACCCTCATCTGGCGCAGCCGCTGGATCACCGAAGGGGGCATCGTGGAATGCCGCGAGGCGCTTGCCATGCCGGCCGACCCGCACCGGGCCGTCCTGCTGCGCCGCCTGACGGCCGTCGACGGGGAAGCCCACCTCGCTGTGAGCCTGGCACCGGCCGCGGGTTTCGGCGCCGACCGGTCCCAGCTGCCGCACCGCGACGAAAGCGACACGTGGAGTGCCCGCACCGGAAGCCTGCGCTGGCGCTGGACCGGCGTGCCCGAGGCTCGCCCCGCGCGCTTCGGGCACCGTGGCGGCCTGGCCGCGGAGTTGACGCTCCGGCCCGGCGAGCGCCGCGACCTCGTACTGGAAATCTCCCACCACGCGTTGCCAAAGGCGCCCGACCCCAGCAGTCTGTGGAAGACGACGGAGACGGCCTGGGACCGCGAAGTCCCCTCCCTCGAACACGCCCTGGCACCCGAGGACGCCCGCCACGCCTACACCGTGCTGCGCGGCCTGACCGGTTCGTCCGGCGGCATGGTCGCGGCCGTCACCACCAGCCTTCCCGAGCGGGCGGAAACCGGCCGCAACTACGACTACCGCTATGTGTGGATCCGCGACCAGTGCTACGCCGGTCAGGCGGTGGCCGCCGCCGGGGGACATCCCTTGCTGGACGACGCCGTACGTTTCGTCGCGGCCCGCCTTCACGAGGACGGGCCCCGGATGGCGCCCGCCTACACGGCCACCGGAGGCCGGGTTCCCGACCAGCGCGAGCTCGGCCTGCCCGGCTATCCCGGTGGCGGCAGCCGCGTCGGGAACTGGGTCAACCGTCAGTTCCAGCTCGACGCCTTCGGCGAAGCGCTGCTGCTGTTCGCCGCCGCTCACCGCCACGGCCGTCTCGATGCGGACGGCTGGCGGGCGGTGGAGATCGCGGCCGACACCGTCGCCCGGCGCCGCAACGATGCCGACGCGGGCATCTGGGAACTCGACGACCAGCACTGGACGCACAGCCGGCTGATCTGTGTCGCCGGGCTGAGAGCCGTGGCGCAGGCAGCCCCGTCGCCCAGCAAGGCCGCCGCCTGGGCGTCACTCGCCGACATCGTCCTCGCGGAAACGACGGCGAGCAGCGTTCACCCTTCGGGCCGCTGGCAGCGATCGACCCGTGACCCCGCCCTGGACGGCGCCCTGCTGATACCGCCCCTGCGCGGAGCCGTGGCGGCCGACGACCCCCGCACCACCAGCACTCTGCGGGCCTACACCGGCGAACTCACCCGGGACCACTACGCCTACCGCTTCCGCCACGACCAGCGCCCACTGGGGGAAGCCGAGGGAGCGTTCCTGCTCTGCGGTTATCTGATGGCCATGGCCGAACACCAGCAGGGCAACCAGGCCGAGGCGGTGCGCTGGTTCGAACGCAGCCGCTCGGCCTGCGGGCCACCCGGCCTGTTCGCGGAGGAGTACGACATCAGCCAGCGCCAGCTCCGCGGCAACCTGCCGCAGGCTTTCGTCCACGCGATCATGCTCGAAAGCGCCGTTCGTCTCACGGCCCCGCCCGGCCACAGCGCGTCTCAGTTCGCTGGCTGAAAATGCCCGCATGCAAAGAATCTGCGCATGACAAGTATTGCAAAGTGCAATAAAAGACCTGGCCAGGCCTCCATAAATGTCCCAGAAGTGACGTATCTGTACCCACATCCGGCGAGATGCTGTGCGCGCAAGCAGGAGCACGCCATCTTCTGACGAGGCGTTGCTCCGTCGCGGTCGCAAGGAAGTGGTGCGGAGTGGCACGTGGGAAGGCAAGGGCGGAAGCGGAACGAGCGGCGGCCGACGCGGCGGCTCGGCTGTTCAGGGCGGGCCAGTTGTTGCGCAAGGCGCCGACGACGCTCGACCTGCGGGCGGTGTACCGCCCGGACCAGTCGGTCAACGACGCGCCGTACCGGGAACGGTGGGCCCACGACAAGGTGGTGCGCTCCACCCACGGCGTGAACTGCACGGGTTCGTGCTCGTGGAAGGTGTACGTCAAGGACGGCCTGATCACCTGGGAGACCCAGCAGACCGACTACCCCTCGGTCGGCCCCGACCGGCCCGAGTACGAGCCCCGGGGGTGCCCGCGCGGTGCCTCGTTCTCCTGGTACACCTACTCGCCGACCCGGGTCCGCCATCCGATGGCACGGGGTGTCCTGGTGGAGCTGTTCCGGGCCGCGAAGGAGCGCCATGGCGCAGACCCCGTGGCGGCCTGGGCGGAGGTCACCTCGGATCCCGAGCAGCGGCGCCGCTACCAGTCGGCGCGCGGACGAGGGGGCCTGGTGCGGATCGGCTGGGACGAGGCACTGGAAATCGCGGCCGCCGCGCAGGTGCACACCATCAAGGAGTACGGTCCCGACCGCGTGGCCGGGTTCTCGCCGATCCCCGCCATGTCGATGGCCTCCCACGCCGCGGGGGCGCGCTACCACTCCCTGATCGGCGCGCCCATGATCTCCTTCTACGACTGGTACGCCGACCTGCCGATCGCCTCCCCGCAGGTCTTCGGTGACCAGACCGACGTACCGGAGTCGGGGGACTGGTGGGACGCGGCGTACCTCATGCTGTGGGGATCGAACGTGCCGGTGACGCGTACGCCGGACGCACACTGGATGGCAGAGGCGCGCTACCGCGGCCAGAAGGTCGTGGTGGTCTCGCCCGACTACGCGGACGCCACCAAGTTCGCCGACGAGTGGCTGCACCCGCATCCGGGTACCGACGGAGCCCTGGCCATGGCGATGGGCCACGTGGTGCTCACCGAGTTCTTCGTCCAGCGCCAAGTCCCGTACTTCACCGACTACGTGAAGCGCTTCACCGACCTGCCGTTCCTGGTGGCGCTCGACGAGTACGGCGAAGGGCAGTACGTACCGGGGAAGTTCGTCACCGCGGCCGACCTCGGGCTCGCCCAGTACGCCGATGCCGAGTCGCGGCAGTGGATGCCGGTCCTTGTCGACGCGGACACCGAGGACGTGGT
Coding sequences:
- a CDS encoding ABC transporter ATP-binding protein produces the protein MNQLWHTLRGHRTPFVVILVAEATTGGLEALLHPLLLKALFDQAILTADFRRFLVLGAGYLLLGLTLNLAGYWISRCRKRFENDFTLVLETELLGRTLGLDSRKLSEAGNASYVSRIHNDVSEGMLPAVDVCIQIARQTVSSVVFLGVLLYLSWQASLILLVIVPPLILVSNRLAKRIEDNTEPEREAEARYINKLTRTLESFHALRGLPSLVAGTRAANQEALGGFLGITFFNYRLSLKQKTLSDLVMNLSDTASMVIGAFFVFSGRMSFGSFLAFVNSLWRAVTGIFDLVNLIPQARRSSAVLKRIETLRESGAGTYHDEGPVVLVRGAEVKYSDGAVSVEDFELAAGEHVLLRGPNGCGKTTLLHIISGTLAPDAGTVTLPPRVASLTTPVNLPPLPVRDLVADERLRTSMDLDALADQLPSELSSGQRQRVGVAALLSEDADVYLADEPFANLDDTGKDLVFRMLRERTDGRALLVVHHGDEDLDSRFDRVATWAGADALS
- the lanKC gene encoding class III lanthionine synthetase LanKC, producing MRNERWVYRFLFAWNDTLFFDPLDVTYQPRSDHFLAGLEEAVRARFVRSGIWWSHRLNPELPTQGWKIHVSAGLRDVRQVAASVIDYLTDRHIDFKIALDLNVYEMLNSKAMSRGSGGKLVTVYPRDDDEFRTCLADLARVLEGVDGAYVLSDLRYRDGKALYFRYGQFLDTHTVDVLGRRMPHILGPDGPVPDDRRPGYAQPWWVPWPFSDWKPAEEAEEDGGLLGGRFRVTGAIQFSNSGGVYTAEDTADDDRPVVLKEARPHTNVNPRQDHDAVDILGREWMFLNKLADVGSYPVPIATFQHWEHHYIAEGFVDGSDIRSVLLERNPLARPGFDIERSREFLHIFITVFRGLARAIRAAHERQVILTDLTAANLLIDPDTYDVTIVDLEACRLAGGAEESLTKPVELFTPGFSLSRARFEAYGTEGDLYALATTMAYFIFPIAAMSFLREDILDTYRVFIDGLGWPERIHRLLTDLAAARIGLTDVLRELEHEAELLDQVGTAPRRPVAEEEFGLGEAEAGVAAFVAAVADGERDSLFPVDPFAHVTNPLSLGFGASGVLWALNSSGIVIRPEWRDWLGGRLESLDADRYPDGLMSGLAGIAWAADSLGLSTRARELLDRANDRAFDSGDYSFYYGLAGVGMTNLRFFLRGHDPRDLAAALECAQALCDTVQRDGARAYWLNEFATDGPLTGLGFGQAGVAMFLLRMHQITGEERYLRLGQDALSWEMAHARPIEDGGPIMFEHEGTMEPYVEVGSAGVAQVLLRYGDLANARTVLRGLDVRHSVLPGYAFGMSGVADALLDAAEFTGDRSYRDTALRQLRFVREVFLFEPAERHGVPRVAGVTPLGVPGEGLLRCACDYLTGSAGVLRVLHRANNGGTADFLLDEAAR
- a CDS encoding class III lanthipeptide produces the protein MSVLKLQNLQPRVASNSASVVSLTSSGSSCCSEKPR
- a CDS encoding hemerythrin domain-containing protein yields the protein MGHGGNVIDELQADHREVEEFFEKMQALPAHDEKRRDIADQLTIELVRHSVAEEMYLYPAVRKHLPGGDALADQEIKDHSTVEQLLKELERAKVGDARFDTLVQQLIQEVSAHIADEEQHLFPALARGVQTATLDELGDKIRTAKKFAPTRPHPGAPSTPPANKLLAPGTGLVDRARDFVTGRGRS
- a CDS encoding glycoside hydrolase family 15 protein produces the protein MTRTTGRARTAGTPAPHTLREYALIADGERGALIGPHGDIAWMCTPRWDSDAVFATLIGGPGLYALTPLGRYVWGGYYENGTLIWRSRWITEGGIVECREALAMPADPHRAVLLRRLTAVDGEAHLAVSLAPAAGFGADRSQLPHRDESDTWSARTGSLRWRWTGVPEARPARFGHRGGLAAELTLRPGERRDLVLEISHHALPKAPDPSSLWKTTETAWDREVPSLEHALAPEDARHAYTVLRGLTGSSGGMVAAVTTSLPERAETGRNYDYRYVWIRDQCYAGQAVAAAGGHPLLDDAVRFVAARLHEDGPRMAPAYTATGGRVPDQRELGLPGYPGGGSRVGNWVNRQFQLDAFGEALLLFAAAHRHGRLDADGWRAVEIAADTVARRRNDADAGIWELDDQHWTHSRLICVAGLRAVAQAAPSPSKAAAWASLADIVLAETTASSVHPSGRWQRSTRDPALDGALLIPPLRGAVAADDPRTTSTLRAYTGELTRDHYAYRFRHDQRPLGEAEGAFLLCGYLMAMAEHQQGNQAEAVRWFERSRSACGPPGLFAEEYDISQRQLRGNLPQAFVHAIMLESAVRLTAPPGHSASQFAG